Within Butyrivibrio fibrisolvens, the genomic segment ACCATAAGGCATGCTGCTGTAACTCCGCACATATCATGGGTTCCTTCGTTGGCTCCAAAATACCATACCTTATTATCAGAAAGTCTCTGAAGCTTGTGCATAGGTCCTATATGAATCGCAGTAAGACCTGCATGTTGTATAAGACTTCCATCAGGATTGAGCACAGGATCAGCAGGATATAACAGCTTACATCCTACAGCACCCACATGAGGAAGCCTTGCATAAAAGGAGAGCTCTCTAAGCCACTCACCGCTTACAATCTCTATATCATCATTAAGAAACAGGATCAGATCTCCTGTAGCATTCTTGGCACCAAGATTACACATGTATGAGAAATTGAAATCTCTAGGCTCATAAATATATGATATAGATGCACTATTCTCAGTTCTTATCTTATCAAGAAGTTCCTCATACTGTTTCTTCTTGTCTTCACAGCTTCCGTTATCAACAACTATTATCTCATAGCTTACATTCTCAGATCCGCTCCCATAATGAGTAAGCGATACAAGACACTGCTTTAGTACCTCAGGATGATCTTTAGACGGAATGACAACAGAGACTTTGACAGGAGATTCAATTGTATGATTTTCTTTATGAAAAGATCTTCCAAGAAAAAGATCTTCTCCATGTGCTCTGTGAAAAAGCACCTTATCAAGGTGATAAACAGGGAAATTCATTCCATCCCTTTTATTAAATCCACCTTCGATCAAAGCCATATGACCAAAAAGCTTATCACATACAGGCATATTCTCATAATCCAAAGAAGATACCTTACCCCATGGCATGATCAAAGGCTCATCGATATTATTTATAGCCTTCTTAACAAGTCCTGCCCTGGCTGCATATATACTTCCAATATAAAAAGCATTCAGATATGAATCAGGTGACCAGTCCGGCTTAAAATAAGGGGCAGATGGCCTTTCGTTTTCATCAAGTTCATCCTCATCTGCATACAGAAGATTTATATTCTTATTTTCTTCAAATGCATTTCCTATGTACTCTTTTGCATATCTGATAGTTTTGCCTTTTTTGCGGCAAAAGATGATTATGTCCTCTTCGCCTGCTTTGTCTATTGCTTTATTATGTGAGGTATTCTGACCTGAATTCTGAGTTATTATATCATCAAAAAAATAGTTATTATCTTATGATCGCATAAAGTCTGAGGCTTCTCATTTTCAAACTCCTCAATATGGAGATCATAATGAAAAGTCATACTGCGAACAGCCTTCTCATGTTTACGCTTTGCGTTTGCGGTCAGATACGCCCGTACTGCCTTTTTTAAGCCCATTTTTAAACAAACCTTTCAGCTTACTAAATCTAAGCCCCTCATCATCAGATTCATCAGATCCGGCGTACTGATATGAAACCAGGTCCTGAGCCTGCTTCTTCTGAATCGAAGACACTGTAAGCCTTATATTTATACGATTTACAGCCCTCTTTTTGAGCTCATCGCTGGTAAAATCAAATTCAATCCAAGGATCATCTGAATCAAATACAATGCTTTCATCAGAAAGCCATGCACCATTTGGATGTATTCCAAGTGCACTATTATCATCACTTATCCTCTCATCATTCCACTTAACGCTTGTAAGAGATACGATACATGGATGTGATACAGGATCAAGTCGCAGCTTCATGACATTATCATCAAGCTCTAGCTCTATCATGGCTTTGCCATTCTTATCATATTCTGTATCAAGCTCTTTGGAATTCTCTTCAGAAAATCCCTCGCCATAGTCATAATACAGCTTGATCGCTTCCGGATTAAATACCGGAACTTCCGGTGGCGGAAGAAGCTCTGCAGGAACAGTTGCCTTCTTGCCAATCTTCTTCCAGATTTCTACCATGGACATTCGATTGCCTGTCACATATTTCTGGAATCCTGCTTCTTCTTCAAGAAGGTCTTTGGCTTCTTCTTCAGACAGCCCCAGCTCCTTATAGAACTTATCTATTCCTATCTTTCTTCTCTTTTCATCTTCTTCAAGGTAGCAGTAAAGTGCTCTGAAAGCTATCTCTTTAGTAGGAATCTGCTTGCCATAAGTCCACTCATAATCTATAACTGTCCAGATAGGACCGTTAACCAGGATGTTGTTGAATATAAGATCATAGTCAGCAACCGCCATCTCCTCATTATAAGAGATCCTGCGAAGATATTCTCTGAAGAGCTTTTCAAAACCTTCAATATCATCTCCTGCAAGACACTTATCCATAAGTGATGAAAGCGGCTCTCCGTTAACAAAAGAAAAAGAAGCAACACCTGTCTTTTCATCTATCTGACAATCATTGATCTCGAGATCTCCGCCTCTGTAACGCTCTTTCAAAGCTTCATAAGCATCTCTGATACTATTTATATGATCAACTGCTTCTGCACATAGAGGAGCCTTGGTGATGATCCTTCTGCCGGCTCTGTCCACGCAGATATCTGTACGGATCTTAAATTCCGCAGCTCTATCATTAGAATATTTTGAAAATACGGTAGGGAATTCATTACCGATTATTACTTCAAAAGAGTTTGCAAAATCCTGATACATTCCATCTTTGACAAGCCCGTCAAAGGCATATTTTTCATTAAAAAGTATCATGCGGGAATTATCAAAATTGCGCACATTATCATTAAGCTCACCAAGTCCCGGCAGATAATAATCCGAGTGCATCATGGTCATGAACTTATAATCAGGATATGGATAATAGAAATGGTAATTATTGATACCACATCTTTTGAAGATCTGTATAAGACCGTTTCTGGTAAATGTTCTTGCAACACTTTCAGAATTATAGCCTTCTATTCCTGAGAAGTAAGTTCCAAGATGATCTTCTCTGCATCCTGCCAGATACTTAAGACCCATACGGTTCTCAATCGCTATAACGATCCTTCCCCCTGCATGAAGGTGCTTTTTGAGCATTTTAAGGAAGTTATCGTAAGGATACTCTCCGCCTATATATCCCTGGCCATATTCAAATACACCTATAAGGAAAATATAGTCAAAGTCATTTGGAAGATCCGGCTCTATATCCTTAAAATTACCGACATGAATAGTTACATTGTCACAATTTTTATTTCTGTATGCATTGATCTCACTTCTTTTCTTGGAAAGATCAACACAGGTAACAGATCCGGATTTTTGGGATAGCTTACCGGTAATTGCACCACAGCCGGATCCTACCTCCAATACTTTTTCAGATCCGGACATAGGTATCCACTCTATTATGTTGCTACGCTGCTCTGAAAGATGGTACAGAACAGGCCAGCTGCCTTTTTTTTCTATTATCTCAGGGAACTTGGACGGATCATTGTTCATAACTATGTCAAGAAGTTCATCCTCTATCTGCCCGTCGCAGTAGAGATCCATTCCCTTATAGCGGTCAAAATTTAGTGTTACATTACCGATTTTGGTCGTCTGCGCCATACCCATTCCTCCCGATCAAACATTACTCAACCCTTACTTTGGAATTCATGTCATAATAACCGACTGTATTCTTATCCGAGATCACTGTAAGATTGAGTGCATCATATAGCCTATGGTATACAGTAAAGTTTTCCTGTTCATATCCTGTTACACCAAAAGAAATCAGGTACTCACCACCCTGAAGATCAATCTTCTGAGTGAATGTGATTTTCTTTCGATCCCCCTTCTTCACAGGAGACAGGAAAGCCTTTTCAAACATTGTATTGGTACCGGTTATCTCTATACCGAGAATATTCTTAAGTGTAAATGCAAAAATCGGAGCCGGACAATCTCTCATAAATTCTACTGACATATGAATAGTACACTCATCACCTTTTTGCACAGATGATACCCTGCGTCCTGTATTGTCAGTAATATAATAATCCTGAATTCTTGCTGCTCCATCGCCATACTCAAGTACGTTAGGATTCTTGCCTACCATCTCAGATTGTGATGGCTCAGCCTTAGCAGCATTTTTGCCCTTACTGTTTCTTTTTTCCATCGGTGTGCCAACTTTGGAATCAGCTTCGTCAGCATCTTCTCCGGCACGTTTTCTTATATCTTCATCTTCAAGAAGGTTTAGAGCCACTTCGGCATTTTCCTTGGGAGCCACATACTGACCCACAAGAACCTGCTTGTAGATATCTATCATTTCCTTAGGAGAGCCTTCTCCAATCTTGACACCCTGATTGATAAGAACAGCTCTATCACAGTATTTGCTGATACTTGAAAGATCATGGGATACAAAAAGTATAGTCTTACCCTGCTTCTTGAACTCTTCAAATTTGTGATAACACTTAGCCTGGAAGAAAACATCTCCTACAGAAAGCGCCTCATCTACTATAAGTATCTCAGGATCGATGTTGATATTAAGAGCAAAGGCAAGGCGTACAAACATACCGCTTGAATAAGTCTTAACAGGCTGGTATACGTATTCTCCGATATCTGCAAAATCCAAAATAGCATTCATACGGTTCTTGATCTCTTCTCTGGTAAAGCCGATCATCATACCGTTTAAATAGATATTTTCAATTCCGTTATATTCCATGTTAAAGCCTGCTCCAAGCTCAAGAAGAGCAGAGATACGGCCATTAACATTTACAGTTCCGTTTGTAGGTGTAAGTACACCTGTAATGATCTTTAAAAGAGTAGACTTACCGGATCCATTGGTTCCAATGATTCCGACTGTCTCACCTCTGTGTACTGTAAGATCTATATTATTAAGTGCAAGCTTCTCATGATACTTTTTCTGCTTAGTAAGTCCAAGCGCTTCTTTGAGCCGGTCGGAGTTCTTATCATAAAGCTTATAGAGCTTTGTGATATTCTTGACCTCTATCGCGACCTCTCTTTGTTCTGACATACCAATCTCCATTCAAGTAATACTAAACTTAGTTACTGTCACCAAATAAGCATAGTAATCCGGTCACAGTCCCTCAAAGAGTCATTATCACAATACATCCGCAAAGTGAATCTTGGAACGCTTAAATATAAGCGAACCCATACAGAATAATCCAACAACAACGATCCAGAAATATGTTGATGAATAGAAGTGTTCAAAGAACCATCTCTCTTCATAGATACAGCTTCTGTAACCGCCTACTATATATGTCATAGGATTGAGCTTGATGATCCACTGCATACGCCAATCAGGAACAACCGTATCAAGGTTCCACAGAATAGGAGTAGCCCACTGGCCAAGCTGAAGTCCAATATTGATAATCTGCATCAGATCACGGAAGAAGACCTGTATAGCACTTGTAGCAAAAGATATCGCAAGCATTAACATAAACTCACAGAACATATAATAAAAGATCTGCAGAGTATACACGCTAGGAGTAAAACCTGCTATCCATCCTGCCCCTACAAGGAGAAGACAGAAAAACATGTGAGTAAAAGTTGCAGCTATTATCTTAATAAGTGGAAGAATACTGATCTTGAATACTACTTTTTTGACAAGATATGTATATTCAAGAAGTGATGTGGTTCCGTTTGATAAGCCTTCGGTAAAATAAAACCATGGCACAAGACCTGCCATTAAAAATACAACATATGGAACATCAAGTCCTCTTCCGGCTATTTCCGATTTAAGTCCGAATATCTTTTCGAATACGAACCAGTACATAAGGACTGTAACAACAGGCTGAGTAAATGCCCATACAGCGCCAAGGTATGATCCTGCATATCTCTTTTTAAAGTCATTGACAGCCATCTGCCATATAAGCTGTCTGTTATCCCATAATTCCAAGGGTACAACTGTAACCCTGTCATAATAAACCGAAAAAACCGCGCAACTGAGCGCTATCAGCGTACAGGCGCAGATTTTCTTCAGCCTCTCAGTCTCCTGATCAGCTCCGGGATTATAATGTAGTACTATTATCAGTGCCAAAACGATCGCACCCGCCAGGAATATGGAGATACCTGCCCATTTAGGCAGGTTTCCGATTCCGGGCAGACAGCGCTTCTTCATCGTTGTCTTATCTTTATTGTTCAAACCAAGGTCCTCAAATAAGTGTATTTTTATTAAAGATTTCTTTCTTTTTTGTACTCAGCGATTCCGCCCCATTTAGGATCTTTTTCTGAGAAAATAAGCTCGGCACCTTCCCATAAAGGCCACTCGATTCCGATCTCAGGATCGTTCCATAAAAGACCGCCCTCATCATTTGGATGCCAGAAATCTGAACATTTATAGCAGAACTCAGCATAATCTGAAAGAACTAAAAATCCATGTGCAAAGTTCTTAGGAATGAAGAACTGCTTCTTATTCTCTTCAGAAAGAACCACTCCAAACCACTTTCCGAAAGTCTTGGAACCTTCACGAAGGTCTACTGCAACATCGAATACCTCACCCTTTATTACTCTTACGAGCTTATCCTGTGGGAAATTCTTCTGAAAATGAAGTCCTCTAAGAACGCCCTTCTTACTTGCAGACTGATTGTCCTGTACGAATTCAACGTCTATTCCTGCTTCAAAAAACTCACGTTTATTGTAAGTCTCCATAAAATAGCCTCTGTTATCACCATGAACTGTAGGTGTGATTATCTTAAGGCCTTCTATATCTCCGCAATTTTCAACTTTGATCTGTCCCATTTAAATGTTCCCCTTACT encodes:
- a CDS encoding class I SAM-dependent methyltransferase, giving the protein MAQTTKIGNVTLNFDRYKGMDLYCDGQIEDELLDIVMNNDPSKFPEIIEKKGSWPVLYHLSEQRSNIIEWIPMSGSEKVLEVGSGCGAITGKLSQKSGSVTCVDLSKKRSEINAYRNKNCDNVTIHVGNFKDIEPDLPNDFDYIFLIGVFEYGQGYIGGEYPYDNFLKMLKKHLHAGGRIVIAIENRMGLKYLAGCREDHLGTYFSGIEGYNSESVARTFTRNGLIQIFKRCGINNYHFYYPYPDYKFMTMMHSDYYLPGLGELNDNVRNFDNSRMILFNEKYAFDGLVKDGMYQDFANSFEVIIGNEFPTVFSKYSNDRAAEFKIRTDICVDRAGRRIITKAPLCAEAVDHINSIRDAYEALKERYRGGDLEINDCQIDEKTGVASFSFVNGEPLSSLMDKCLAGDDIEGFEKLFREYLRRISYNEEMAVADYDLIFNNILVNGPIWTVIDYEWTYGKQIPTKEIAFRALYCYLEEDEKRRKIGIDKFYKELGLSEEEAKDLLEEEAGFQKYVTGNRMSMVEIWKKIGKKATVPAELLPPPEVPVFNPEAIKLYYDYGEGFSEENSKELDTEYDKNGKAMIELELDDNVMKLRLDPVSHPCIVSLTSVKWNDERISDDNSALGIHPNGAWLSDESIVFDSDDPWIEFDFTSDELKKRAVNRINIRLTVSSIQKKQAQDLVSYQYAGSDESDDEGLRFSKLKGLFKNGLKKGSTGVSDRKRKA
- a CDS encoding ABC transporter permease, with translation MNNKDKTTMKKRCLPGIGNLPKWAGISIFLAGAIVLALIIVLHYNPGADQETERLKKICACTLIALSCAVFSVYYDRVTVVPLELWDNRQLIWQMAVNDFKKRYAGSYLGAVWAFTQPVVTVLMYWFVFEKIFGLKSEIAGRGLDVPYVVFLMAGLVPWFYFTEGLSNGTTSLLEYTYLVKKVVFKISILPLIKIIAATFTHMFFCLLLVGAGWIAGFTPSVYTLQIFYYMFCEFMLMLAISFATSAIQVFFRDLMQIINIGLQLGQWATPILWNLDTVVPDWRMQWIIKLNPMTYIVGGYRSCIYEERWFFEHFYSSTYFWIVVVGLFCMGSLIFKRSKIHFADVL
- the rfbC gene encoding dTDP-4-dehydrorhamnose 3,5-epimerase yields the protein MGQIKVENCGDIEGLKIITPTVHGDNRGYFMETYNKREFFEAGIDVEFVQDNQSASKKGVLRGLHFQKNFPQDKLVRVIKGEVFDVAVDLREGSKTFGKWFGVVLSEENKKQFFIPKNFAHGFLVLSDYAEFCYKCSDFWHPNDEGGLLWNDPEIGIEWPLWEGAELIFSEKDPKWGGIAEYKKERNL
- a CDS encoding ABC transporter ATP-binding protein, producing MSEQREVAIEVKNITKLYKLYDKNSDRLKEALGLTKQKKYHEKLALNNIDLTVHRGETVGIIGTNGSGKSTLLKIITGVLTPTNGTVNVNGRISALLELGAGFNMEYNGIENIYLNGMMIGFTREEIKNRMNAILDFADIGEYVYQPVKTYSSGMFVRLAFALNINIDPEILIVDEALSVGDVFFQAKCYHKFEEFKKQGKTILFVSHDLSSISKYCDRAVLINQGVKIGEGSPKEMIDIYKQVLVGQYVAPKENAEVALNLLEDEDIRKRAGEDADEADSKVGTPMEKRNSKGKNAAKAEPSQSEMVGKNPNVLEYGDGAARIQDYYITDNTGRRVSSVQKGDECTIHMSVEFMRDCPAPIFAFTLKNILGIEITGTNTMFEKAFLSPVKKGDRKKITFTQKIDLQGGEYLISFGVTGYEQENFTVYHRLYDALNLTVISDKNTVGYYDMNSKVRVE